In Prosthecobacter vanneervenii, the genomic stretch TTCAACTTCAATCGAATTGTAGGACGTCCTCCAGCCATGCTGGTATCCTAGCACCTTTCCTTGTTTTGAAAAGAACTAACCTAACACAACACTAGGATAAAATCATATGTCGATTTTAGACGTCAAGCCTGCAAATTCTCTCCTGAACAATTGCCCTGGCAACAAATACCTCGGCATCCTTGTCACGCCTCAGGGACAAAAAGAAAGCCGGGGTCGCTTTCGCAAGCCCCGGCCCCGCTCGTTGTTGGTTGCGGTAGTTATTTGATGTCACCAGCAAAGCCGGCGGCATTGAGGGCGGACGCCAGTTCAGACTTGGTGAACTCGCCCTCGACAGTAAATGATGTGGCCTTGGCGACGATGTCGCTCTTCGTGATGCCTGCGACGGTCTTCACCGCATCAGCGGCGGCCACTTCGCATTTTTTGCAGCAGAGGTGCACTCCGGAAACGGTGGCCTTCGTCATCTTGGCTTCAGACTTGGCGGCAGCGGCGGGCTTGCTGGCAGATTTGGAGGCGGATTCCTCGCCTTCGATCTTGCCGTAGTAACCTGCGGCGATGATCGCCTCGGCGGCCTTCTTCGCATCGCCCTTCTTCTTGGACACGATGGTCACCGTCTTGCCTTCGGGAGTCACGGTCACGTCGCTGAGTGAAGATGCAGCCTTGATGATGCCGTTGGTGCAGCTCTTGCAGCAGTTGTGCACGCCCGTCATGACGAGCGTGGTTTCAGCACGTACGGATGCGGCAATGGCGAAGACAGAAAGCAAGGTGATTAATTTCATAAGCAATCTCCTAGACGATACGACAACTCGCTTTCTTTGCACAATCTAAATTTTAGCGCCGGATCGCGGTCATGAATCCACGTGCGATGATCGTATCATGATAATCACCAGGGGTGAATCCAGCTTCATCCAGCATCTCTGCGTATTCACTCGTGCTGTAGCACTTGCCCTGCGTGGCATGCATCAGCAGGCACGAATACTCCGCCGTATGCAGCGGCCCCGTCTTGTCGGCATTGATGAACGCATCATGAATGATCAGCAGCCCGCCCACATGCAGCGCGGCATGAGAAACAGCCAGCAGCTTCTTCACCTCCGGCACGCCCCAGTCATGCAGCACATTGGAGAAAAGATGCACGTCACACCCCGCGGGCATGCCTTCAAACATGTTGCCCGTGGCCACGCTCACGCGATCTGCGCAGCCACGTTCCTCGATCAGCTTGCCCGCGATGCGATCCACCGGCGCCTGATCAAACGCGACACCTCTCATGTGCTGGTGCTGCGCCGTGATCGCACACGCATACACACCCGACCCCGCCCCGATATCCAGCACACAGCTGCGCCCGGTCAGATCCAGCTTCTTTGCCAATGCCTGGGAGAGCAGCACCCCGCGACAGTCCATCGCGGCGGTAAACTTCCGCGCAAAATCCTCCTGCTCCATCGCCTTGTGCCAGTCAAAGGCCGCCTTGTCTCCGCTCCAGCCCGCAGGCTTGTCCGTGCGCAGCACTTCCAGAAAATCGCGCGCGATGGGGCGATCATGCAGGGAGGCAAAATACGGCCGCACATCCCACACCGGCCCCGCGCACATAAACTCCCGCGCCACCTCCGTCGTGTGAAACACACCACCCACATTCCGCACCCAGTCATTCGCCGCAAAGAGCGTCATCATCGTGTCCGCCGGACGCTCCGTGAATCCAAAGTGCTCGCAGATCCCCGCCAGCGAAGATGGATTGGCCGATAGCCACGTGAAGAAATCCACGCTCAGCGCCGCCGTCACCATGTCAGCCCCATAGAGGCAGTCGCGATAACGATAAATGCTGGTCGGATCAGTGGCAGGGGCGGAGGTCAGGTCGTGCATGGTGCCGCACCATGAATGACGAATCCCAAATCACCACTGCCGAATAATCGGTCACTTCATTTCTTCCCATCGTCAGACGGGTAAACCAGTCTGGCGGTGACAAAGATCACCCGAAAAACCTTTTCCTTCTCTGAGGGAATGCCGCTGAAAGCCACCGTCTGACCGTCCCAGATCTGCACTTGGGTCGTCATCAGTCTCTTCGCAGCAGGGATGAGGTCAGGAAACTGCAGGTTAACACTCAGGCTGCCGCTGCTCGATGTGATCTGCGGCCTCACGGCAAGCTGCCCGCCACCCAAAGCTGCCGGCATATCAAACACGGCTCTCTCGTCATGTTTCATGCTCCTGCCTGGCAGCGCATCCAGCAAGACTCCCGCCTTCCCCTTGATGCCTCCCTGCAGCGTCCGCCATTGAGCATCCGTCATCACGCCTGCCGCAGAAAAGACATGCCTCACCTCCGGCGGTGCCTGCCTGATGGACACGGGGGCGGCTCCCGGCTCGCGGATCCATGTCGATTTTTCAGGATTCCATTCGCCCAAAATCTTGCCGTCCTCCACTTCAGCCACGTGCACATCGACCTTGATTGACACCGCTTTGTCTCCGCCCGCAGTCATGCTTTTCAGCAGCAGCTGCTCGATAAGGTCGAGATTTTTGCGCGTGTTTTGGACAGTCAGCTTGCCATCCGCCAGCACCGCATTGGCTCCCTGAGGAAAGTCCACCCCCTTGGCTTCCAGGTATTCCGCTGGCTTTTTACCATCTCCAAATCCGACTGGCACAAGGTAAACACGCCGGGGCAGTTCAGCCGTCTTCTTTTCAGCGTCCTTCTCATCAGTCACATTACTTCCCTGACTCGCTGGCGGAGCCATCCCCATAGTCGAGGAAAAACTGCCCCCACGGCCGCCACGTGGATCGATCGTATTGGCAGTGATGAGCACCGTGACCGGTCGTTTCGAATTTGGAAGATGCAGCAGCAGCGTCTCCCCGCTGGCCAGCGCTGCCTTGCCACCCACGCTGTGGATGCGTACCTTTCCCCAGTCGGCATCGCTCATGCCTTTCGGCAACCACACGTCGTTTGCATCCGGATCGATCCCAAGACTGGCCGTGGTTTCAATGATCGCTTTCCCCCTCACAGGTGATTTGGCGAGAAGCTCGATGTGCATTCCCACATACTTCTGATCTCCGCTCAGCTTCCCGTCTGGCAAAACCTTGGGCTGCACCTCGCGTGTCACCTCAATGATCGCATTCTGATCAAATCGGGTCGTCACATTCGGAGAAGTCAGCAGATCAATTCCCTTCAGCACACTGAAAGTGCCCATGAGCGCCTGCAAATCAGCATTTGAAAGAATGCTCTGATGAATGCCAAAAAAACGATCAGCCTGAACCATCTTGCAGTTGAAGTGCACCATCATAAGGCGCTGATTGAGTACTTCGATGGCCCGTTCCACCTTCTCCATATGGGCCGGCGTATTCCGCACGATGAGCTGTGAAGTCCTCGGATCGTATACTGCTGATGCCCCCGGCGGAAACAGCACGCCTTTCTCTTCCAGCAGTTGGCGGGCGGTCTTCCGAGGAGCAGGGGCAGGCGGCGTTTCCCCCGGTGCAAAAGGATATGCATGTGCCGCTTCAGCATCCAGAAAACCATGTGTTACCGTGTATCTCCGCGTGCGCATGGCCCCATCATCTCCCGCCTTCACCGCTTCCTGCGCTGCCGCAGTCGCAATCCCAAACGACGCTGCAATCATCGGCGCAATCACTGCGAATGCGAGACACCCCAGCACAAACAGCGCCCCCGCCTTTTTCCTCACGCCACGCGCCTCCATCAGCGCCACCAGTCTGGCCTTCAGCCGCCGTGCGGGCCGCGAATACGCGATCGGCATCACGCACGCCTGCTGCGCCACCGGCTTCGCAGCCCAGGCCAGCAGAAAGTCCGCATAGGCCGTAGTCTCACGCTTTCCCCCCACCGCGGCGGCATCACACATTTCCTCACGGGCCCGCGCATATTCCTCCATCAGCGCATGCACAAAAGGGTTCCACCACTGGCAGGCGCGCACAATGTTTTGCAGCAGCGCCACCACCGTGTCATGCAGCCGCAGGTGCTCGGCCTCATGCCGCAGCAGCCAGCTCCACTCACGAGGCGTGAGCGTTTGAAACGCCGAGGCCGGAACAGCGATCACCGGGAAAAACCAGCCCGCCACACAGGGCGTGCCTTCGCCTTCAAACACGCTGATGCGTTCATAGGGCACTCCCGTCGGCAGCCCGCTCATTTCAGACTGCGTGGGCTCTCGCAGCCGCCACGCCCACAGCTGCACCCGCACGGTCTGGTACAGCAGCCTCATCAGCACAGCCGCCGCGATGATCCACACAAACCAACGGATCCCCCTCACTACCTCATTCACATCCCAGCTTCTCACCTGCGGCGCTGCATCCACCGCCAGCACCTTCGCCGGTGCCACGCTCACCCGCCAGTCCGCCTTGAAAGTCTCCCGGATCGGCGTCCACACCGGCACAGGCTTTTGCGGTGGAAACAGATCCTCCATCCCGATGTTGAAAGGTGTATAGAGGCACATCAGCACCGCCAGATTCGCCAGGATGCAGCGCCTCAGCGCATCGCGGATCACAAACCGCACCAGCAGCCACGCCGCTGCTCCAATCACCAGGCTGTGCACCACGTAATTTAGACACGCGATCGTCTCCGCATTCATGGCTCGTCTCCTTTCTTCGCACTGCTCCCACGCACCAGCTTTCGCAGTTCCACCAGTTCCTCCTCGGAGATGTCACCGCTCTCCACCAGGCAGCGCACCAGCGCCAGATTGCTCCCGCCAAAAAAGCGCTGCTTCAGATCTGCCAGCACGCTCGTCCTTCCCTTCTGCTCGGCCACCGCAGGCTCGTAGGCATGGCTGCGGCTGGAGTCATCACGGCTGATCCACCCCTTCGCCTCCAGCCGCGTCAGCTGTGTCTGCAGCGTGTTGCGCGTCACCGGTTCGCTGCGCCCTTGATTCACCGCTTCCAGCAGTTCCAGCACGCTTGCCGGATGCTTTTTCCAGAGAATGTCCATCAGCGCCTGCTCGGCGGCGGACAGTGGCGGGAGTGATTTTTTAGCCATATTTCGCGAGTTTGACGACATTTGTCGGATTTGTCGATTCAAAAATACGACACATGTAGGACTTCACACCAATCACCATCCGAATGATGAATTCCGCCCACGCCGCCCGTTGACTTGCCTCCCATCTCCTGACAGCATCGCCCCGCCATGTCCACTCCCGCACCCAAATTCACCCTCACTCATTGGCTGATCATCCTCATCGCCAGCATCGGCTTCCTGTTCGACACCTACGAGCTGCTCATGACGCCCCTCGTCGCAGCCCCCGCCATTGCCGAGCTGCTCAAGGTCCTGCCGAGCGATCCCTCCGTCACTGAATGGGTCGGCAAGCTGCTCTGGATCGCCGCGCTCTGTGGCGGTGTCTTCGGTCTCCTCGGCGGCTGGCTGGTCGATAAATTTGGCCGCAAGACCATCATGGCGCTGAGCATCTTCATCTACTCCTTCTCTCCCTTCTGCGCCGCCTTCGCCACCTCCCTGCCCGTCTTCATCTTCTTCCGCTGCACCACTTTCATTGGAGTGTGCGTGGAGTTCGTCGCCGCCATCACTTGGCTGGCGGAGGTCTTTGAGGACAAGCACCAGAAGGAAAAATGGCTCGGCATCACCCAGGCCTGCGCCTCTCTGGGCGGCGTGTTCGTCACCATGGTCAGCGTGTGGATCAGCAAAAATCTCGACACCCTTCCTCATTGGGGACTGCCCGCTGGCAGCACCGGCATCGGCGCCTGGCGCTACACTCTGATGTCCGGCATCCTGCCCGCCATCCCCATCGCGCTCATGCTGCCCTTCGTGCCTGAGTCCAAGGTGTGGAAGGACAAAAAAATCGCCGGCACTCTCAAGCGCCCCAGCTTCGGCGCTCTTTTCTCCTCCGAGCTTCGCCGCGTCACGCTCGTCACCACCATCCTCTCCGCCTGCGCCTACGGCATCGCCTTCGGTGCGTTGCAGGTCACCGTGGCCCGCGTGACACCCGGCCTGCCTGAGCTGAAAGCCGAGGCCGGCCAGCTCGCCGCCCTGAAAAAGACCGACATGGAAATCAGCGCCAAGCTGAAAGCCCCCGGCCTCGACGATGCCGCCAAAGGCGCGCTCAAAGCCGAGATGAAGGCCAACTTCGACAAGCAGAAGCCCGTCAATGCCAAGGTCAAGGCCATGAGCGATAAGGTCCAGTTCCATCAGGAAATGGGCGGCCTCGTTGGCCGAGTGCTGCTCGCCGTCCTGCTCATCGTGGGCATGAGCCGTGTGGCGCTGCTCAAGGTCTTCCAGATCCCCGCGCTCTTCATTCTGCCGGTCACCTACTTCGTCCTCTTTAAAGACGGTGGCCAGGCCTTCCTCTGGGGCTACGCCATCTGCGGCCTCGTCACCGTGGCCCAGTTCAGCTACTTCGGCGAATACCTGCCCAAAGTCTTCCCCATGCACCTGCGCGGTACCGGCGGCAGCTTCGCCACCAATGTCGGCGGCCGCATGATCGGCACCTGCATGGCCACGCTGAACACCAGCTGGCTCGCCCCCATGCTCGCTGGTGGTCCGCAGGCGGTGAAGCCCATGCACGTCGCCATGGCCGCAGGCTACATCGCCACCGCCATGGCCGTCATCGCCCTCGTCGTCGGCTTCATGCTGCCGGAGCCGAAGGCTGAAGAAGGCTGATCCATCCCCGGGTCTATGTCCAAAGCCCTGCTCTTTGGCGTCCTGCTTCTGAGCGGGTTTTGGACACTGCTCGCGTCCCGTGCATCATCGCCTGATTACAGGGCGCTGTTCTGGCAGATTCTGCCCTTTGCTGCTGTCCACGCAGGGCTCGCAGTTTACTTGATCAGGCGTGCCCCTTTTTGGAGGAAATGTTGCCTCGTTGTTTTTTCCTATCTTGCGCTCCTTTCGTTTTTGGAACTGACCCTCCGGGTTTGGTTCCACTTCAGGCTCTTTTGAGAATCTCAGCCACTGAGCTTTGAACAACTCCTCATCATTACGGCGTACCCCTCCCGCCATGATTCGCTCCCTTCTCACCCTCGTCGTCTGCCTCGCCGCCCTCCACCTTCACGCCGAGGACAAGGACGACGGCAAGCTCCGCATCGTCGTCTTCGGCGCGCATCCAGACGATGCCGAGTACAAAACCGCAGGCACCGCCGTCAAATGGGCGCGCCTGGGCCATCATGTGAAGCTCGTCTCCGTCACCAATGGCGACATCGGCCACTGGAAAGAAGCCGGCGGCCCACTGGCCCTGCGCCGCGCGGCCGAGGTCAAAGCCTGCGCCCAGAAGCTCGGCGTCACCTCCCAGGTCCTCGACATCCACGATGGGGAGCTGCTTCCTTCTCTGGAAAACCGCAAGCTCATCACCCGCATCATCCGCGAGTGGAAGGCCGACATCGTCATCGCCCACCGCCCGTGGGACTACCACCCCGACCACCGCTATGTCGGCGTCCTTCTACAAGACGCCGCCTTCATGGTCACCGTCCCCTTCATCTGCCCGGAGATCCCGCCGCTGAAAAAGAACCCCGTCTTCCTCTACTCCAGCGACGGCTTCCAGAAACCCTACCCTTTCACCCCGGACATCGCCGTCAGCGTGGACGACTCCTTTGAGCAAAAGCTCGACGGCCTCCACGAGCTCACCTCCCAGGCCTACGAAGGCGGTGCCAGCGGCTCTGCCGAATACGTCGAAAAAGAAGTCCCGCCCGCCGCCGATGAAACCG encodes the following:
- a CDS encoding M56 family metallopeptidase; amino-acid sequence: MNAETIACLNYVVHSLVIGAAAWLLVRFVIRDALRRCILANLAVLMCLYTPFNIGMEDLFPPQKPVPVWTPIRETFKADWRVSVAPAKVLAVDAAPQVRSWDVNEVVRGIRWFVWIIAAAVLMRLLYQTVRVQLWAWRLREPTQSEMSGLPTGVPYERISVFEGEGTPCVAGWFFPVIAVPASAFQTLTPREWSWLLRHEAEHLRLHDTVVALLQNIVRACQWWNPFVHALMEEYARAREEMCDAAAVGGKRETTAYADFLLAWAAKPVAQQACVMPIAYSRPARRLKARLVALMEARGVRKKAGALFVLGCLAFAVIAPMIAASFGIATAAAQEAVKAGDDGAMRTRRYTVTHGFLDAEAAHAYPFAPGETPPAPAPRKTARQLLEEKGVLFPPGASAVYDPRTSQLIVRNTPAHMEKVERAIEVLNQRLMMVHFNCKMVQADRFFGIHQSILSNADLQALMGTFSVLKGIDLLTSPNVTTRFDQNAIIEVTREVQPKVLPDGKLSGDQKYVGMHIELLAKSPVRGKAIIETTASLGIDPDANDVWLPKGMSDADWGKVRIHSVGGKAALASGETLLLHLPNSKRPVTVLITANTIDPRGGRGGSFSSTMGMAPPASQGSNVTDEKDAEKKTAELPRRVYLVPVGFGDGKKPAEYLEAKGVDFPQGANAVLADGKLTVQNTRKNLDLIEQLLLKSMTAGGDKAVSIKVDVHVAEVEDGKILGEWNPEKSTWIREPGAAPVSIRQAPPEVRHVFSAAGVMTDAQWRTLQGGIKGKAGVLLDALPGRSMKHDERAVFDMPAALGGGQLAVRPQITSSSGSLSVNLQFPDLIPAAKRLMTTQVQIWDGQTVAFSGIPSEKEKVFRVIFVTARLVYPSDDGKK
- a CDS encoding BlaI/MecI/CopY family transcriptional regulator, whose protein sequence is MAKKSLPPLSAAEQALMDILWKKHPASVLELLEAVNQGRSEPVTRNTLQTQLTRLEAKGWISRDDSSRSHAYEPAVAEQKGRTSVLADLKQRFFGGSNLALVRCLVESGDISEEELVELRKLVRGSSAKKGDEP
- a CDS encoding PIG-L deacetylase family protein, giving the protein MIRSLLTLVVCLAALHLHAEDKDDGKLRIVVFGAHPDDAEYKTAGTAVKWARLGHHVKLVSVTNGDIGHWKEAGGPLALRRAAEVKACAQKLGVTSQVLDIHDGELLPSLENRKLITRIIREWKADIVIAHRPWDYHPDHRYVGVLLQDAAFMVTVPFICPEIPPLKKNPVFLYSSDGFQKPYPFTPDIAVSVDDSFEQKLDGLHELTSQAYEGGASGSAEYVEKEVPPAADETARRAWLKRRWGARQSSEAEKFRDLLIKLYGEEKGKAVKYAETFEVCEYGRRPSPTEIKQLFPFYDQK
- a CDS encoding methyltransferase, with product MHDLTSAPATDPTSIYRYRDCLYGADMVTAALSVDFFTWLSANPSSLAGICEHFGFTERPADTMMTLFAANDWVRNVGGVFHTTEVAREFMCAGPVWDVRPYFASLHDRPIARDFLEVLRTDKPAGWSGDKAAFDWHKAMEQEDFARKFTAAMDCRGVLLSQALAKKLDLTGRSCVLDIGAGSGVYACAITAQHQHMRGVAFDQAPVDRIAGKLIEERGCADRVSVATGNMFEGMPAGCDVHLFSNVLHDWGVPEVKKLLAVSHAALHVGGLLIIHDAFINADKTGPLHTAEYSCLLMHATQGKCYSTSEYAEMLDEAGFTPGDYHDTIIARGFMTAIRR
- a CDS encoding MFS transporter, coding for MSTPAPKFTLTHWLIILIASIGFLFDTYELLMTPLVAAPAIAELLKVLPSDPSVTEWVGKLLWIAALCGGVFGLLGGWLVDKFGRKTIMALSIFIYSFSPFCAAFATSLPVFIFFRCTTFIGVCVEFVAAITWLAEVFEDKHQKEKWLGITQACASLGGVFVTMVSVWISKNLDTLPHWGLPAGSTGIGAWRYTLMSGILPAIPIALMLPFVPESKVWKDKKIAGTLKRPSFGALFSSELRRVTLVTTILSACAYGIAFGALQVTVARVTPGLPELKAEAGQLAALKKTDMEISAKLKAPGLDDAAKGALKAEMKANFDKQKPVNAKVKAMSDKVQFHQEMGGLVGRVLLAVLLIVGMSRVALLKVFQIPALFILPVTYFVLFKDGGQAFLWGYAICGLVTVAQFSYFGEYLPKVFPMHLRGTGGSFATNVGGRMIGTCMATLNTSWLAPMLAGGPQAVKPMHVAMAAGYIATAMAVIALVVGFMLPEPKAEEG